The Papaver somniferum cultivar HN1 chromosome 6, ASM357369v1, whole genome shotgun sequence genome segment TTTAACCGTTGTAAGTATTGGCACAGCTTGTGGCTTAAAAAAACATAATATATAGTGCACAGCTAGAGTACAATTATGGTTAAAGGTGTCCTTAAAACTATGAATGTTCTCTGTAGCTGCTCTTTTTATAGACTATGATTTTTGACTCAATTATTTAGAAGACATCAGATCTTACAGATCCGTGACTAGATCTAATTGaaaagatttttatttatttttttcaaatccCTGATGATTCACTAAGTCTAGAATTTAGGAGATTTCTGAAGTATAATGAACTAAATCATCTAGCCGCACTATGCCATCTGATGATTATTTCATAATCTAGGGATTTATAACATCATCTTGGTCAATTGGTTTCCATCTCTAGGAGATAGATTGTTAATTAGTTATAGAAATAGTTTTTTCTAAATCATttacggaaaaaaaaataaaaaaaaattggtgtttTGTTTATGCAAAAATCTTGGCAAACCTCCTGGAATTTTTCTTGTACTGTTCAAATTGGATGCTTATGTACCAACATGCATTGCAGGGAAATTAAAGGCTTGGGTTGGGTAGATTAAAAGATATACTACCATGGCTCATTTTGTTAAGAACATATTAACTTTTTCTGAAATGAACATGTTTTTCATAGTATATTTctacaaatatatattttttgagaACTATCTTTCTACATTTGTGTTTTTGGATTCCAAGAAGTTTCTAGCTAAGCAAATGTTTGGCTAATAGAAACAAATTCTTACTCTTTTATGTTTAATCCCAGAGGAGACGAGGATAACAAAATGTGAGATATGATGAACTCCATCAAATTTGAAGCTCTTGTCAGGTCACGTACATAGCCTTCTTGAGGTAATCCCTGAAATAAAACAAGTAACATTAGGGATAAACATCTGAAAACATTAGGGATAAACTTCTGAAAACCTTGGTCCTTGTAGAGGCTATAAGTTACCAAGTTGATTGTTTTATATAGATATTTATGCTCAACATAGATGATGCATACTGCTTAAATTGGTACTCAGGGAAAGAGTTGTTGGTATCTTGCTTTGTCCAACGCGTGACTTTTATTCCGGTTGATAGCGTTTCTAGTTCAGGTATCTAATTTGATTGTTCTTTCAAAGTAGGATTAGCTTATTAATAATTTgttcttttattatcaaaagaataGTAGAATACACATCGTGGAATACCTACTAACGGTTTAAatctaaataaaaaaaagagCTGAGCTAAGATGTCCAGACACTTGTCTTATGGAAAGCATAAACATATAGTGCAAAATCTACTAATGATTTGAATGAAAATAACTCGGCTGAGCTTAGGTGCATAAACACTTACAAAAAATGTAAACATTATTAGTAATGGCAATGTGGTGTGGTTTTTCAGCAATATAAACTTGATTTTATGTGGATTTTTGAAAAAGACAAGTGCTATTTAGTTTCTGCGCTGTTCTCTGTGGTTTAGCTACTAATCAAAAACCTCAAGTGAAAttagattattttattttttccttattctGAATCGATAAAGATTTTAACTGATTATGCTATATGTTATGACGATTATCTGAGTTATATAGTATGTTAATTCTGTGTCAATACTATCCCCACAGAATTCTACAGATATCGAGATTAAAGTTGTATAACATGTTAATACTATAGATAAAAACTCTTTCACTGTAGGCTATGTGTACAATCATTTTAGTCTAAGGCATGATGATTAAGTGGCTAAATTCTAACTGTTGTTGCTTAGTCTAAAATTAGTACTTACATGTACATAACTTGGGCAATTTTTAACCATCTACTTTTATGGGTAAAGTTCCTGTGACGCGAAGGAAATAGTTTATCTTACCTGGATAAGTGTTACTTCAAGGTCCAAGAGGCATTCCAACATGAGGTCCATTACCAGCTCCGTCATCTTACCTGGATAAGTGTTACTTCAAGGTCCAAGAGGCATTCCAACATGAGGTCCATTACCAGCTCCGTCTCCACTTTGTGCAGCAAGCCGCATGTCCTCAAGTTGAGCTTCTATCCTCACCATCATCCAAAATGACCTCCGGACTATTTCAATTGTAGACATGAGAAGGGCAATCCAGGTATTGGTGAATAAAATTGTTGACAATCTCAGCGTCCAACTTCCACGCATGAAGAAGTCGGCAACTACTATTACATACCATGCCTACAGTATTTCAATTGTAAAGTTAAATGAATTAAAGCTAAAATGAATTATTTTTCGGTTTATTCAAGTCAACTATGTGTAATTTTGGATTCTGACCCATCGTTGTTCTTCAGTGAAAATTCTAGACCGCAGAACCGGTCTGTCTGGAATCCGTCTGAAAATGTAGTTAGAATAAGTACAAGGGAAGGCAGTTTATTATAAAGCTGAGCTGAACTTAACTGAAGTGCACTATACATACCTCGTCAATGTCAATGTGCAGTCCACTTTCACATCCCATACAAAGCAGGAGATTGTATTCAAGCTGCCCAATATAATCCAAGGATAAAAGAGTTTTGCTATCCAAGTGTTTTCATCGTCGAGAAGAAACTTGAACGATGAAAGCACTGTAACCGACATTGTTATCAAGTGCTTTAATGCTGAAAATACAAAGAGTTAAGTAACATTGAAGTATTTTAATGCTGAAAACAGTAAAACGAGAAGTAATAAGAATAAAGTATGTACTGACTGTTCCAATAATGAATGGTTTTTCCACTCAAACCCAATCTCAGGCTCTGAAATAAGCGAAGCAGAAATGGTAAACATGTGAAAACAAGTGCTGCAAATGACTTGGGCCCAAAAATTGCATCCACTTGGGGTACTCCAACAAGGTGAATCTGCAAACAATATTACAAGTTAAATAATACTTCACTGTTGAATCAGTATTTCCTAGATCTGGTATCGGAACAAAATCAAAACTGACCAAGAGAAACATAGCCGAGATCGAATCTGAGAACACCTGCACATAAATGCGGTTAACAAATCATCACACTTGGTTAATAGTAATGTCTTGCACTGAAATCTACTAGTTAACATTAGTTATTGAGTTCCATGTCCATTCTTTTTGAGAGTACATAAAATCTCTGATTCTCAATTtggggaagaaagaagaaaaagaagtaaaAATGGTGAAGGTAGCAACATTCTTCACTATGACACTTGGTCCTTTTGTATTCTGGCAATCTATGGATAATTTAAATTTCATGTCCTGATCGCTCTTCATCAAGACAAAAAGCAAGAAAGATTGGAAAAAGAAGCAGAGATCCAAAGGTACAGCGCACATCTACTGGCCCAGCAGAAACAAGAAGATTCTCTTGCATAAGTTTCATCCTGTTGTTTCCCAGCATTCTACAAGTGAATCTTTTTATTGTATTTCTATTTTCCCTGGGAGTTATCCACTCTGATATAAACATTCATAAAACATAATAGCGTCGAAACTTGCAAATTTGCCTATCATGAGTTAACTATTATGCTATCCCTGAGAATTCTCTTGCATGAGTGCCCATTCTTTGTGGATCCAAAGTGTTCCATTAGAGTGTTATGCGTCAACTTGAGCTAATTTCAGAATACCGTGTGTTCAAGTACGACCTAAAGCATATAATGTAACTAGATGTCTTACAATACCGTGGTTTCACTCACCATACACCACGATGCTCTATATATTCTTTGGTCACAGTTCCTGTATCACTATTCTAGGATAGCTAGATCTATGTCTGTTCATTCCCCTCCCAATTTATTCATGGTAATCGTACAATTGTCACCAAAAGCAAAGCACAGCTGTCACCAAAAGCAAAGCACAGCACCTTCAGTAGGTTTTTACTGTACAGTTTTAGATAGAACTGGGACCTGTCTCCACATTCAAGTATGACTCGTTTTCACTTTATCAATTACTTGTTAATTACTGGTACAAAAGTGTGCAATCTCTTACATCTAAGCTACTTGCGCATTTTTATAATTTCAGCTACAACAAACTTAGTAAAATGTATTCTGAAACTAGAATCGAATATATTGCATACCTTGGCCATCGAAGTGATAATATCAGCCAAAAATACTTCACCAAACGACGGCTCCTATATCACGAAAAAAAATTATAGATTAAAAATGGAATATAAAAGTAATAGCTCTCATTGTTTAGATTATTGATATAGTGAACAGAACTAACCCCTCGAGCAAACAACGCACACAATATAGCATGCAATGTCTCTTTAAGAGATCGAAATGTTGACTCGTGGTTTACCTGATAGTATAGTGAGAACGTGACGGGAATGAGTACATATAAAGCAATCTGCAAAATTATCAATTAAAACTAGTACATTAAATTTTATCATATTTGAGAAAAAATTAGAGATACACTTAAAAAGTCACCGATTAGAGTGTCTCACCGCCAAGACAGTAGACGGATAGAGTTGGTTTGCAAAGTCACGTAGTATAACGTACCCCATAAAGGAATAGATGCTGCTGATTAAAATCCAGAACCCCAACTGTATTACacaaaatcaataaaatcaaacactctttattataaataaaataaattgaacaAGTAAATATAACAAGGTAATCAACATGGTGCTTAAAAATGGTCACTGTGTTGTGTATAACCATTCCCATTTtctgaaatttattaggatatgGTAATAAGGAATacgatgtgatggtcctgcattCATGATATGCAACCAAGATTGGCCTGCATGTATTGGTAACACACCCAGAGCTGAATAAATCTAAGTAATGGAGGTGTCACAAATTAGGTCGAAACAAAAAATGACCTGGATAAATTACCTGTCTCAAACTACCTTTTTTACTCATCAACCCTAAGCTGATACATATAGTGTTCTAATTAGTTGGTTTGTAAAAACGACTATGACAGAAGTAGCTCCACCCTAGATCACATATAGTTACTTGGCTTATATTGGATTATTACAAAGTTGCTTCTTCTACTAATCTTACTTTTGTTTGTTGTTCTCTTTGGTGAGCTTCAAGAATCCTTTTAGACACCAATGTATTATAAGTTTGTCACTTTTGCAGGAAATGGAAAACCAAAGCAGTATGTGGAACATAGTCTTTTGAAATTCTAATGCTAAGGGTTACTGAGAGAAGTGTTTGATCACGCTAACTAGAGGCATTTCATATGTAGGCAACGGGGTTTGTATTTTACCAGAAGAAACGGTGGATGAAATATTGCTACAGCATCATCAACAACTTGTCGTCTAGTGTCTCCAGCGGTTTGATCAATCTTAGCAAACCACCTCATCGCAATCAAATCAGATCTGAGATAAGCCGATAAACCGTTATCCACCTAGATAAGATAACATTTAAAAAATTGAAAGATTGCTCTTTCAATTTGATTTCTATAATTAGAGGGCAACATACTAAATTATGTTTAATTATTAATGATCCATGAATATGTTTCAAGACAAGATGGGAAATACATATGGTGCCCAGGTATATACATaggaaacaaagaaagaaacCCAAGAGGCCAAAACGCGTATGATAGTGTCAAATGATTCAAATCCCATATTGTTCGTCCGTTGAATTACTGCGGGATATTGTGTGTAGAACAACCATGGTATGGTTTGTGTTTCTGGTGCAGACAGTGGCGGACCTAGAAATATTTCTCAATGGGGTCAAGGCAGTAGCATACTTGCGGCCTAAGGCCGCCAGAAATTTTAGGACCTTTACAAATTTTACCAATGCTAGATATATGCACTATACATCGTCACAAAGTCTGATACATGATCCTTCTAATGATTTTCACAAACAAGATTCTAAAAAAAGTGAGTGAAAGTTGGTTTCTAAAGAAATTTGGGGGGTCAATTGAGTTTTTAAAGAAGTTGGAGAGGGGTCAACATCTATAATTTTCACTACCAAATACTCACATACAAGTCCGCCACTGGGTGCAGATATTTCGTGCGAAAGATTATTGAATCAGCAAGAACGGAAGCTCTACATGAACATGTAAGAAGCTAGAATTGGAGTAAACAGTAAGCTCAATCAGTATGTCCGATAGCAATGGCAGATTAGAAAATCTAATGTGACAGTTCTTGTCTATTCAAGTTAGATCTTTATACAACCTAGCCAGAGACAAAAGTCTTTGTATCCTACGCATACGGTGACGTAATTAACTAGATGACCAGCACCAATGCAGAGGGACTTAGTTTATTAACTAGTCTTTAGAACCCATAACGTACATACAATCCACTCTTGTTAGCCCTTTTTACCCGTTCCAAACACGCCAAACCTGTTTTAACTCAATACTGAAAGATTAAGCATTCAAGCTAGTAGCCAAGCTATAATTAGGCACTGAATGAACAACTACTAAGCAGTTTATATCACTTCGGAATAATTTTGGTGCTCGGATTAAAATAAAATCCTGATACTTTTAACATTTATCAAGGACCCTGATATAACTGACTTAAGCGGTATTTCTGGGAACTATAAGACAATGTTACATTATTGCTGGGAAGACTTCAGAGGAGATTTCAGATTTGTAAATTTGGTAATCAACATTTGAGAACAATTTTATTCTTAACCAACTCCCATGTCTCCAGTGCGAccaaatagtgaatattttcatTTATGCATTTCTTCAAACATGATGAACACCATATTTATACGCACATCTCAGACTTATTGTTCACATCAATCCAAACACCAATTCAACATAATTGATTTTCCGAAATCCCTAATTTATGATCCAAATTAAGGAGTAACCAAAGTCTGCTGAATTAATGTGCAAAAACTAAAAAGTGAAGCAACTTCACTGATTTCAAAACATGTGTTTAGGAGGaatcaaaagaacaataataTCAAAATAAATTCCAGGCCAATAGTCTGTTTGAGATAATTTTTATCATCAATCATCATAGACAAAGAAACCCTAATCAACCACAAGTTGATAATCCAATAACAGGAAAACTCATATCATAAATAGGTACTTACCTCTTTCTTTTGGATGTGCtgagaaatgaaaaaaattctAGGGCATCACTAATTCACAATCAATTCACCAAATTTTGTTCCTCGAGGTTGAAAGCTTCTATTCTGATGTTTGAATcgaaacgaagaagaaaaagaagaagttacTTGTAATAAGAAGGAAGTTGATTTGATATTTCTCCAAGTTATTACAAATTCCTACTTCTAAATCGTCTCcattgaagaaactgaactccCGCGCTGAtatctttgatttattttttttcgaaTGGATGAGTTACATGAGTATCAGTATATGACGACTAACTTTGGTTCTGTATAGTTACTAGATGACTGCTAAGACAGCTTATAAGACAGCTTGCacgttgctctatattttaggcGTTGCAACAATATACATTA includes the following:
- the LOC113288880 gene encoding SPX and EXS domain-containing protein 1-like isoform X3: MGYVILRDFANQLYPSTVLAIALYVLIPVTFSLYYQVNHESTFRSLKETLHAILCALFARGEPSFGEVFLADIITSMAKVFSDSISAMFLLIHLVGVPQVDAIFGPKSFAALVFTCLPFLLRLFQSLRLGLSGKTIHYWNTLKHLITMSVTVLSSFKFLLDDENTWIAKLFYPWIILGSLNTISCFVWDVKVDCTLTLTRRIPDRPVLRSRIFTEEQRWAWYVIVVADFFMRGSWTLRLSTILFTNTWIALLMSTIEIVRRSFWMMVRIEAQLEDMRLAAQSGDGAGNGPHVGMPLGP
- the LOC113288880 gene encoding SPX and EXS domain-containing protein 1-like isoform X1, whose amino-acid sequence is MRWFAKIDQTAGDTRRQVVDDAVAIFHPPFLLLGFWILISSIYSFMGYVILRDFANQLYPSTVLAIALYVLIPVTFSLYYQVNHESTFRSLKETLHAILCALFARGEPSFGEVFLADIITSMAKVFSDSISAMFLLIHLVGVPQVDAIFGPKSFAALVFTCLPFLLRLFQSLRLGLSGKTIHYWNTLKHLITMSVTVLSSFKFLLDDENTWIAKLFYPWIILGSLNTISCFVWDVKVDCTLTLTRRIPDRPVLRSRIFTEEQRWAWYVIVVADFFMRGSWTLRLSTILFTNTWIALLMSTIEIVRRSFWMMVRIEAQLEDMRLAAQSGDGAGNGPHVGMPLGP
- the LOC113288880 gene encoding SPX and EXS domain-containing protein 1-like isoform X2, whose translation is MRWFAKIDQTAGDTRRQVVDDAVAIFHPPFLLLGFWILISSIYSFMGYVILRDFANQLYPSTVLAIALYVLIPVTFSLYYQEPSFGEVFLADIITSMAKVFSDSISAMFLLIHLVGVPQVDAIFGPKSFAALVFTCLPFLLRLFQSLRLGLSGKTIHYWNTLKHLITMSVTVLSSFKFLLDDENTWIAKLFYPWIILGSLNTISCFVWDVKVDCTLTLTRRIPDRPVLRSRIFTEEQRWAWYVIVVADFFMRGSWTLRLSTILFTNTWIALLMSTIEIVRRSFWMMVRIEAQLEDMRLAAQSGDGAGNGPHVGMPLGP